A genomic segment from Rahnella aceris encodes:
- a CDS encoding YfgG family protein: MSRKTNIRMTKIVLAISFIILFGRLVYSAIGAYSHHQNQKQTRTDTQTVELQEQTPAKTCTGTLKTCRYSKD, from the coding sequence ATGTCTCGAAAAACCAACATCAGAATGACGAAAATCGTTTTAGCGATAAGCTTCATTATTTTGTTCGGGCGTCTGGTCTACTCCGCTATCGGTGCGTATTCACATCATCAGAATCAAAAACAAACCCGGACCGATACGCAAACTGTGGAGTTACAGGAACAGACTCCGGCAAAAACCTGTACCGGCACGCTGAAAACCTGTCGTTACTCAAAGGACTAA
- the mgtE gene encoding magnesium transporter — MSGGKPKNYGQKLAESRSRILDLLLNTDDLADSILGEEPDVDDVTRAQLMDNTAELTSRVQSLHAADVADVLEALPIRERLALWRLVEPAARGKALVEVSETVWDSLIEEMSDKDLLKTMSLLDVDDQVYLAEYLPRDLIGRVLTSLDPRQREKVREVMKFSKECVGRIMDFELLTVRPDVSLGTVQRFLRSRKSIPQATDKVFITDRKNTLLGELPLTTILLNAPHTLVSDVMITDLTSFEPEDKAEDAASAFERYDLITAAVVDKKGKLMGRLTVEEIVDFVNNDTDSNLRRMGGLSPEEDVFSPVTKAVRNRWAWLAINLCTAFVASRVIGLFEHTISQLVALAALMPIVAGIGGNTGNQTITMIVRGLALHHVQLGNLKFLMFRELGVALINGLVWGGLMGIVTWLLYGNWEMGAVMTLAMVLNLLLAALMGVVIPLTMVRLGRDPAVGSSVMITALTDTGGFFIFLGLATIFLL; from the coding sequence ATGTCTGGTGGAAAACCAAAGAATTACGGCCAGAAACTGGCTGAAAGCCGCAGCAGGATCCTCGATCTCCTTCTGAACACCGATGACCTCGCCGACAGTATTCTGGGCGAGGAACCTGATGTTGATGACGTCACCCGCGCACAACTGATGGACAACACCGCCGAGCTGACCTCGCGGGTACAAAGTCTTCACGCGGCGGACGTTGCGGACGTACTGGAAGCACTGCCGATCCGTGAGCGTCTGGCGTTATGGCGGCTGGTCGAACCCGCTGCACGCGGTAAAGCGCTGGTGGAAGTCTCAGAAACCGTCTGGGACAGTCTGATCGAAGAAATGAGCGATAAGGATTTGCTCAAAACCATGTCACTGCTGGATGTGGACGATCAGGTTTATCTGGCGGAGTATCTGCCCCGCGACCTGATTGGCCGCGTACTGACCTCACTGGATCCCCGCCAGCGAGAGAAAGTCCGCGAAGTGATGAAATTCAGCAAAGAATGCGTTGGCCGTATCATGGATTTCGAGTTGCTGACCGTTCGCCCGGATGTCTCACTGGGCACCGTTCAGCGCTTTCTCCGCTCACGTAAGTCAATTCCGCAGGCAACCGATAAAGTCTTTATTACTGACCGGAAAAATACGCTGCTTGGCGAATTGCCGCTGACCACGATTTTATTGAACGCGCCGCATACGCTGGTTTCCGACGTGATGATCACCGATCTCACCAGTTTTGAACCGGAGGACAAAGCCGAAGACGCCGCCAGCGCGTTCGAACGTTATGACCTGATCACCGCAGCCGTCGTGGATAAAAAAGGTAAACTGATGGGCCGCCTGACGGTGGAAGAAATCGTCGATTTCGTCAATAACGACACCGACAGTAACTTACGCCGCATGGGTGGCTTAAGCCCTGAAGAAGATGTTTTCTCGCCGGTAACCAAAGCCGTGCGTAACCGCTGGGCGTGGCTGGCCATCAATCTGTGTACGGCGTTTGTGGCTTCCCGTGTGATCGGCCTGTTTGAACACACGATTTCGCAGCTCGTTGCGCTGGCCGCGCTGATGCCCATTGTCGCCGGTATCGGCGGAAATACCGGCAATCAGACCATCACCATGATTGTCCGCGGGCTGGCGCTGCACCATGTTCAGCTCGGCAATCTGAAATTCCTGATGTTCAGGGAGCTGGGCGTGGCGCTGATCAACGGCCTCGTCTGGGGCGGATTAATGGGGATTGTCACCTGGCTGCTCTATGGCAACTGGGAGATGGGCGCGGTGATGACGCTGGCGATGGTGCTAAATTTACTGCTGGCCGCGCTGATGGGTGTCGTCATCCCCCTCACCATGGTACGCCTGGGCCGCGACCCTGCGGTCGGATCCAGTGTGATGATTACCGCGCTGACAGACACTGGCGGATTCTTCATTTTCCTCGGCCTTGCCACCATTTTCCTGCTTTAA